GATGGTGAGGACTTAATAGATATGTTAATGAAAGCATTAAATAAAGGACTAGAAACTAACTCAGATGTTTATATAGAGAGCTTATAAAATTCCTTCTATTAATGACCTTGATATATTTCAAGGTCATTTTTTATATTAACAGCGCGTAGAAAACTTCATCGCGTACATTACAAACAGCCATTAAGAACAGATAAGAGACAACACCAAATCCATGTGGGATTATGTCTCTTCTGGAGATATCTTCAGCGATGCCAAACAATCCACCATAGACAAATTTCACTATGTCTTGGACGGAGGAATGTGGAAGGATACAAAAAGTACAGCACGCTACCTCTTTTCCAAAAACGCCTGGAGTGATGTGAAAAGCGGGTTATCCTCCACATGGAAATACACCAAGAACATCGGAAGTTACCTCTTCTCCAAACAAGCGGTCAAAGACGCCTATCAATATGTCACTTCGGGTGAGATCCTCATGGATTACATGGAAGACTTTGAAAGCTTCGCGACAGGCGTCAACCCGGAAACCCAACAAAAAGTCTCAGGCATGGAACGAATCATCGCAGCCGGTAGCATCGTCTTCAAACCGATTAAAGCTCTTGATAAAATAGACAAAGTCGGGAAAGCAGCGGATAAGGCGAAGATGTTGGCGAAGGTGGAGGAACGTAAGGGTATTAAAAGAAAAAAAACAGTTGCTAACATCAATCCAAAGTATGTAACTGCAATTGATAACAAAGTAACAGTAAAAGAAAAAGATCATTTACCTGAATGGCTCAAGGAGACTTTTACAGATTCTCAATATAGAACAGTAATTACAAATGAAAACATAACAGTCTATAGAACTTACGGCGGAAAGGCAAATCCTAAGGGAGCTTTTGCTACTACAACTCCTGCATCGAATAGAATTAATAGTAAGATAGATTCAGCACTATTACCGGAATGGAAGAATAATAGAGAGTATGAAGC
The nucleotide sequence above comes from Bacillus sp. KH172YL63. Encoded proteins:
- a CDS encoding pre-toxin TG domain-containing protein, whose amino-acid sequence is MWDYVSSGDIFSDAKQSTIDKFHYVLDGGMWKDTKSTARYLFSKNAWSDVKSGLSSTWKYTKNIGSYLFSKQAVKDAYQYVTSGEILMDYMEDFESFATGVNPETQQKVSGMERIIAAGSIVFKPIKALDKIDKVGKAADKAKMLAKVEERKGIKRKKTVANINPKYVTAIDNKVTVKEKDHLPEWLKETFTDSQYRTVITNENITVYRTYGGKANPKGAFATTTPASNRINSKIDSALLPEWKNNREYEAVIEIPKGTELNIGKVEK